One stretch of Lachnospiraceae bacterium oral taxon 096 DNA includes these proteins:
- a CDS encoding DUF421 domain-containing protein, with protein sequence MNLSYIQILIKLALGMLSLILVINISGKGNLAPTSAADQIQNYVLGGIIGGVIYNPAITILQFFIILLIWFLLVIGLKWLKTNNNTVKKYLDGEAVTLIKNGKLDVEACRKAGYSGHDISFKLRSQGVYTISKVKRADLEQNGQLIIVLYGEENPKYPLITDGVIRIPTLESLDKDEKWLLEKLREQGCNDVGDVFLAEYEKGKVNIIRYN encoded by the coding sequence GTGAATTTATCGTATATTCAGATTTTAATTAAGTTGGCATTGGGAATGCTTTCTTTAATTTTGGTAATCAATATTTCGGGAAAGGGCAATCTTGCACCGACTTCTGCGGCTGATCAAATACAAAATTATGTGCTCGGTGGAATAATTGGCGGTGTTATCTATAATCCAGCGATTACGATATTGCAATTTTTTATTATTTTATTGATATGGTTTTTGTTGGTTATCGGTTTAAAGTGGCTAAAGACAAATAATAATACCGTGAAGAAGTATCTCGACGGAGAGGCCGTGACTTTGATTAAAAATGGAAAACTTGATGTCGAGGCTTGCCGAAAAGCGGGATATAGTGGACATGATATTTCCTTTAAGTTGAGAAGTCAAGGAGTTTATACCATTAGTAAAGTCAAGAGAGCTGATCTTGAGCAGAATGGTCAATTGATTATTGTTTTGTATGGCGAAGAAAATCCAAAGTATCCATTAATTACCGATGGCGTTATTCGCATTCCGACATTGGAATCATTAGATAAGGATGAGAAGTGGCTCCTTGAGAAATTAAGGGAGCAAGGATGTAATGATGTGGGAGATGTCTTCCTTGCTGAGTATGAAAAGGGCAAGGTGAATATTATTCGCTATAATTAG
- a CDS encoding DUF3290 family protein, with the protein MKFYSYEYLVGQVHAFSWLKAVVAAIVLIGVIVAIVRHNKDRYETKYRELIILGIIVILLIVGTTFGDYRSSVVVLDQKQAAIHFVENAAEQLGTDKSHIYINTETSVDGAIIKVDDHFYRVIKGSGDKYLFEKLDLYQPDVELVEAK; encoded by the coding sequence ATGAAGTTTTATTCGTATGAGTATTTGGTTGGTCAGGTACACGCCTTTAGTTGGCTAAAGGCTGTAGTTGCGGCGATTGTTTTGATTGGCGTAATTGTGGCTATTGTGCGTCATAACAAGGATCGCTATGAGACAAAGTATCGGGAGTTAATCATCCTTGGAATTATTGTTATTTTATTGATTGTGGGAACAACCTTCGGGGACTATCGCTCCTCGGTGGTTGTGCTTGACCAGAAGCAGGCGGCAATTCATTTTGTAGAAAATGCAGCTGAGCAGTTGGGAACAGACAAAAGCCATATTTATATCAATACAGAAACTTCCGTTGATGGGGCAATTATTAAGGTTGACGATCATTTTTATCGAGTGATTAAAGGATCGGGAGATAAGTATCTCTTTGAAAAGCTTGACTTATATCAACCAGATGTAGAATTAGTGGAGGCAAAGTAA
- the ftsH gene encoding ATP-dependent zinc metalloprotease FtsH translates to MFAYYYIIALVIVMVFNFLAIPFLKERQVKLVDYGTFMTMTDNHQIGKVDIQSNQIVFQDKDGKQLYKTGIVADDKLTERLHAAGVQFSSEIIRKESPLLNFFWTWLVPMMIFYWLWSRLNKRINNKSNEDSMSFGGFGGFGGLGGFGGMGKSNAKIYVKSSEGIKFSDVAGEDEAKENLTEIVDYLHNPTKYKEIGASMPKGILLVGPPGTGKTMLAKAVAGEANVPFFSMSGSEFVEMFVGMGASKVRDLFRQAKEKAPCIVFIDEIDAIGKKRDGQIGGNDEREQTLNQLLTEMDGFEGNSGVMILAATNRPESLDPALTRPGRFDRRVPVELPDLQGREEILKVHAKKVKVGSDVDFKVIARMASGASGAELANIVNEAALRAVRDGRKFATQTDLEESIEVVIAGYQKKNSILTDSEKWRVSYHEVGHALVAAKQSNTAPVQKITIIPRTSGALGYTLQVEEGNHYLMTKKELENRIATLTGGRAAEEVVFGDSSTGASNDIEQATKLARAMITRYGMSKDFDMVALETVSNKYLGGDTSLAAAESTAAKIDEQVVELVKKQHEKAASILLENREKLEEIARFLYEKETITGDEFMQILNG, encoded by the coding sequence ATGTTTGCGTACTACTATATCATTGCCTTAGTGATTGTGATGGTCTTTAATTTCCTTGCCATTCCTTTTTTAAAGGAGAGACAGGTGAAACTGGTCGACTATGGAACATTTATGACCATGACGGACAATCACCAGATTGGCAAAGTGGATATTCAAAGCAATCAGATTGTATTTCAAGACAAAGATGGGAAACAATTGTATAAGACAGGAATTGTGGCGGATGATAAGCTTACAGAAAGGCTTCACGCGGCAGGAGTCCAATTTTCCAGTGAGATTATTCGAAAGGAATCACCGCTTCTAAATTTCTTTTGGACATGGTTAGTCCCTATGATGATCTTTTACTGGTTGTGGAGCAGATTGAACAAAAGAATCAACAATAAGTCCAACGAGGATTCCATGAGCTTTGGCGGTTTTGGTGGTTTTGGCGGACTGGGCGGTTTTGGCGGAATGGGAAAATCCAATGCAAAAATTTATGTAAAGTCATCGGAGGGCATTAAGTTTAGTGATGTCGCTGGTGAGGATGAGGCAAAGGAAAATCTCACCGAGATTGTGGATTACCTGCACAATCCGACAAAATATAAAGAGATTGGTGCATCAATGCCAAAGGGAATTTTGCTTGTGGGACCACCGGGAACAGGTAAAACGATGCTGGCAAAGGCAGTAGCGGGTGAGGCGAATGTGCCCTTCTTTTCGATGTCAGGTTCAGAGTTTGTGGAGATGTTTGTTGGAATGGGTGCATCGAAAGTTAGAGATTTATTTCGTCAGGCAAAGGAAAAGGCTCCTTGTATTGTATTCATTGATGAAATTGACGCCATTGGAAAGAAAAGAGATGGTCAGATTGGTGGCAATGATGAGAGGGAGCAGACACTCAACCAATTGTTGACGGAGATGGATGGCTTTGAAGGAAATTCTGGAGTTATGATTTTGGCAGCAACAAACCGCCCTGAATCTCTTGATCCAGCATTGACTCGCCCGGGAAGATTTGATCGAAGAGTTCCCGTGGAGTTGCCAGATTTGCAGGGAAGGGAAGAGATTTTAAAGGTACATGCAAAGAAGGTCAAGGTGGGTTCAGATGTGGACTTTAAGGTGATTGCAAGAATGGCCTCCGGTGCTTCGGGAGCAGAGCTTGCCAACATCGTCAATGAGGCGGCACTTCGAGCCGTTCGCGATGGTCGAAAGTTTGCTACACAGACCGATCTAGAGGAGAGTATTGAAGTTGTCATTGCAGGATATCAAAAGAAGAATTCCATTTTGACCGACAGCGAGAAGTGGAGAGTGAGCTACCATGAAGTGGGGCACGCCCTTGTGGCCGCAAAACAAAGTAATACGGCACCAGTACAAAAGATTACAATTATTCCAAGAACTTCAGGTGCACTGGGTTATACTTTGCAGGTGGAAGAGGGCAATCACTATTTGATGACAAAGAAGGAGCTTGAAAATCGCATTGCGACACTGACAGGCGGAAGGGCTGCGGAGGAAGTGGTCTTTGGTGATTCCTCCACCGGAGCGTCCAATGACATTGAGCAGGCAACAAAGCTGGCAAGGGCGATGATTACTCGCTATGGTATGAGCAAAGACTTTGATATGGTGGCCTTGGAGACAGTGAGCAATAAATACCTTGGTGGGGATACCTCTCTCGCAGCCGCAGAGTCAACGGCAGCGAAGATTGATGAGCAGGTCGTTGAACTTGTAAAAAAACAGCATGAAAAGGCAGCATCTATTCTTTTAGAAAATCGAGAGAAGCTAGAAGAAATTGCAAGATTTTTGTATGAAAAGGAAACCATTACAGGAGATGAGTTTATGCAGATCTTAAATGGTTAA